One Variibacter gotjawalensis genomic window, GCGCCGAGCCAGATCGGGTTGAAGCCGGTCTTCTTGCCTTCGGCTTGCGCGCCGATCGTCTCACGCACCACGGTGCCGAGCACGACGAGATCGCAACCGTCCGACTTCATCTTCGCGACTTGCGCCGAGAAATCGGTTGCGCCGCGTTTGTATGTCGTCACCGACTTCGGCGTGATCTTCATTGCGGCGAGCTGCTGCGTGAAGCCATCGAAGATGTTCTTACCGTACTCGTCGTCCTGATACATGATGCAAGCGCCTTGCGGCTTCTTCCACTCGATCATGTGCTTCACGGCTGCGCGCGTGCTTTCGACATACGGCAGCAGGTTGTTGAACTTCAGCCGCTCCTGCGGCTTCTTCGGATCGAACTGGTAGGTGAACTCGGCCGCCGTCAGCGGGAAGAGCTGCGGCACGCCGGCTTCGAACAGGATGTCCTGCGCGGCGAGCACCGTCGGCGATCCCATCGGCCCGAGCATCGCGAAGATCTTATCCTTCTCGACCATCTTCTGCGTGCCGAGCACAGCCTTGCGCGGATCGTAAGCCGAGTCCTCGGTGATCATCTTGATCTTACGGCCGTTGATGCCGCCTGCCGCATTCACTTCCTCGACGGCCTGCTTCATGCCGTTGAGCACCGCGACGCCCCAGGTCTTGATCGGACCCGACAGATCTTGATGCGTGCCGATGACGATCTCGTTCGCCGAGATGCCTTGGTTGGTAACTTTGGTGGCCTGCGCGAAAGCGGGACCTGCCGCCACCGCAAACACCGCCCCGAGGAGCGCTGCTTTTGTCGTGTTCATCTCTCTCTCCCTAGTTCGCCGTTAACCGGCGTTGTTCCGAATATAACCCGGAATTCAAATCCTGCGCAGCGCGGCGCTACGCCGCGACCTTGTCTCGATACATCGCCTCGATTTCAGCCGCATATCTCGTGTTCACGAACGAACGCTTGAGTTTCATGGTCGGCGTCAGCTCTTCGTCTTCCGGCGTAAGCTGTTGCTCGATCAAATAGAAACGCTTGATCGTCTCGACCCGCGCGAAGCCCGCATTGACCTTCTCGATCTCGGCGAAGATCAGATCTTGCACCTCCTTGGTGCGGCAGAGGCTGGCATAATTGGTGAACGGCACGCTCTTGTCCTGCGCGTATTTCTCGACGTTTTCCTGGTCGATCATGACGAGGCAGGTGAGATACGGGCGCTTCTCGCCGATCACGACGGCGTCCGAAATATACGGCGAGAATTTCAACTGGTTCTCGATCTCGGACGGCGTGATGTTCTTGCCGCCGGCCGTGATGATGATGTCCTTCATGCGGTCCGTGATCTTCACGAAGCCATCGTTGTCGATCAGGCCGACATCGCCGGTGTGCAGCCAGCCGTCCGCATCGAGCGTCTCGGCGGTTTTCTCCGGCTGATTGAGATAACCCATGAAGTTGAATTTGCCGCGAATGAGAATCTCACCCTGCGGGCTGATCTTCACTTCGCCCCACGGAACCGTCTTGCCGACAGTGCCAAGCTTCACATGCTCCGCGGGCATCAGCGTCGCGACGCCGCAATTCTCCGTCTGCCCGTAGACCTCGTACATGTTGAGGCCGAGCGAGAGATACCAGCGCACGAGATCCGGCGAGATCGGCGCGGCGCCCGTGAGCAGGATGCGCGCACTATCGAGGCCCATCATCTTGCGCATGTTGCGCAGCACCAGCCAGTAACCGAGCTGGTTGGCGAGACGCAGCGGCAGCGACGCGGACTTGCCCTGCAGCCGCGCATCGGCGACGCGCGAGCCCGCGCCGATTGCGAGCTTATAGGCGAGTTGCTCCAGCTTGGTCGCATCTTTCAGCGCGATGACGACGGCGGAGTACAGCTTCTCCCACACGCGCGGGACCGCGAGGAACGCGTTCGGCTGCACCTCGCGCAGATTCTCGAACACGGTCTCGGGGCTCTCGGCAAAATGCATCACGACGTCGAGCGAGAGCGACGAGTAATAACCGCCGAGCCGCTCCGCCACGTGACACAGCGGCAGGAACAGCAGACGGCTGTCGCCCACATAGCTGTGATAGAGCACGTCGACATGCGCGAGCTGGTGGATCACGCTGCCGTTCGAATGCATCGCGCCCTTCGCGGGGCCGGTCGTGCCGGACGTGTAGACCAGCATCGCGAGATCGTCAGGCCCACGCGAATTGATCATCGCGTCCCATTCGCTCGCGTGCGCTTGGCCGTAAGCAGCGCCCTGGCTGATGAATGTGTCGAGCGACACGCACATTGGGTCGCTGAACTCGGCAAGGCCTTCCATGTCGAAGATCACGATGCGCTTCAGCGTCGGGCATCGCTCGCGGCATGACAGCGCCTTGTCGAGCTGCTCCTCATCCTCGACGAACAGAACGCTCGTGCGGCTATCGTTGAGAAGATATTCGAGCTGCTTCATCGAGTCCGTCGGGTAAACGCCGGACGAGACGCCGCCAGCGCACAGCACGCCCATATCGGCGTAGACCCATTCGGGCACCGTATTGGCGAGGATCGAGGCGACATCGCCTGGCGCAAATCCATCCTCGCGGAGCGCGAAGGCGATGTCGCGGGAAATGTCCGCCCATTGATTCCAGGTCGTCGTTCGCCAGATGCCGCGATCCTTTTCGCGGATCGCCGGCTTGTCGCCACGATCTTTCACGGCGAGCAGAAACGTCTTCGCGATCGTCTCCGCGACCTTCGCTTTGCTGATCTCGCTCATCGCCAAATCCTCATCGCCAATTCTTCATCGCAAAACCTTCACCGCCAGGTCTTCTTCTTTTTCCAGCGCCGTTCGCCGCGCGCACTCTCTTCCTTTGCGCCGAGGTAGAATTCCTGAATATCTTTGCTGGCGCGCAGGCGCTCGCACGTATCCGCCATCACGATGCGGCCGACTTCGAGTACGTAGCCGTAATGCGCGGTCTCCAGCGCCATACGTGCATTCTGCTCGACCAACAGGATCGAGACGCCCTGCTCGTCGTTGATGCGCCGAATGATCGTGAAGATGTCTTTCACAAGCAGAGGCGATAGGCCGAGCGACGGCTCGTCGAGCAGCAGCACTTTCGGTCGGTTCATCAGCGCGCGGCTGATCGCCAGCATCTGCTGTTCGCCGCCCGACATGAGACCGGCCGGCTGATCGAGACGATCTTTGAGCCGCGGGAAATAGCCGTAGACGCGCTCCATATCCTTCGCGATGCCGTCCGCATCGCGACGCAGATACGCGCCCATCATCAGGTTCTCGCGCACGGTGAGGAACGGAAACACCTCGCGGCCTTCCGGCACATGCGAGAGCCCCATCCGCACGATGCGATCGACGTCCATCTTCTGGATCTGCTTGCCGTCGTATTCGACGCTGCCTTTTTGCGGATCGAGCACACCCGAGATCGTCTTCAAGATCGTCGTCTTGCCGGCGCCGTTCGCGCCGAGCACCGTGACGATCGAACCGCGCTCAAGTTCGAGGCTCACGCCACGAATGGCGCGGATCGGCCCGTAGTAACTCTCGATATTCGAGACTTTGAGAATCGGCGCTTCGCTCATCGTCATGCCCCGATGTACGCCGCGACGACATCCGGATGCTGCTGCACCTCGGCGGGCGTGCCCATCGCGAGCACCTTGCCGTAGTTCAGCGCGAGCACGCGGTCCGAGACGCGGCTGACCAGCGCCATGTCGTGCTCGACCATGATCACCGTGATGCCGAGCTGCGAGCGGATGTCGCGAATCCAGAACGCCATGTCATCGGTCTCTTCGACGTTGAGGCCGGACGACGGCTCGTCCAGCAGGATGATCTTCGGCTCCGAACACAGCGCGCGCGCGATCTCGGTCACCTTGCGGATGCCGTAGGGCAAGCTCGCGATGTAGGTATCGCGATAGACCGCTAGATCGAGAAACTCGATCACCTCCTCGCATTTCTCGCGGTGCGCTCGTTCCGCCGCCTTTACGCTCGGCAGAAACAGCGCTTCCTGCCACGCTTGCGTCGTCGAGTGGCAATGCCGCCCGATCAGGAGGTTGCTGAGCAGCGACGCATTCTCGAACAGCTCGATGTTCTGGAACGTCCGCGCGATACCCATCTTGGCGATCTTGTGCGGGGCGACGTTGGTGATGTCCTGATCCTCAAACATCAGCCGTCCGCCGGTCGGCCGATAGATGCGCGAGATCAGATTGAAGATCGACGTCTTGCCGGCGCCGTTCGGGCCGATGATCGTGAAGATCTCGCCCTTGTCGACGTTGAAGCTGACGTTGTCGACGGCACGGACGCCGCCGAAGTGAAGTGACACGCCTTCGACCTTGAAGAAGCTCATCGGTTGCGCTCCGCGGTCATCGGTTGCGCTCCGATTTCACGTAAGTCTTTTGACGTTTGAACGTCGCGCGTTTGTAGAGCGGAAAGAGCTGGAAATACGCCTTGATCTTCAGCCAGCGGCCGTAGAGGCCGGCCGGCTCGAACTGAATGAACAGAATGATGATGAGACCGTAGAGCGCGCCTTTCAGGCCCGCGAGCGAGAAGAAGGATGCGACGCGCCCTTCGGCGGCGCGCGCCGTGTCCGCGCTCGTGACCGTCTGCAGAATGCCGCCGACGACGCCCGGGAAGTCGTCTTTCAGCGCGACCAACAGCGGATCGACCATCACGATGAACATCGCACCGAGGATCGCCCCGTGCAGCCCGAACATACCGCCGATGATGATCACCATGATGAACTCGATGGAGAGCAGCAGCGTGAACATTTCGGGGCTGATGAACGACATCTTGTGCGCGAACAGAGACCCCGCGAGCCCGGCAATGCCGGCGCTGATCGCGAAGGCTTTCACTTTGTAGGCCGCCGTATCGATACCCATGCTCTGCGCCGCGGTCTCGCTGTCGCGGATCGCGATGAAGGCACGGCCGGTCGGCGAGCGCATGAGGTTGAGCACCGCGATAATCGTCAGCGCGAGCACGGCGAGGCAGAGATAGTAGAACTCGGCGCTGTCGCGCGGGATCGTCCAGCCGAGGATATCGAGCGCACGAACGCGCATGCCTTCGTTGCCGTGCGTCACGCTTTCCCAGCGCGCGAGAATCTCCTCGACGATGAAGCCGAACGAAATCGTCGCAATGAGAAGATAGATGCCGTGCAGCCGCAACGCCGGGAATCCGACAATCGCGCCGATGATCGCGGTCAGTATGCCGGCGAGCGGGAAATACGCGACGAAGCCGAAGCCTTTCGCCTGCATATAGGCTGTCGTGTAAGCGCCGATCGCGAGAAACGCCGCGTGGCCGAGCGAGCCCTGGCCCGTGAAGCCGGTCAGCACCATCAACCCAACGCCGACGATCGCGTAAATGATGACGAAGACCATCTGGCTCTGGATGTAGCTCGACACGACGAACGGTAGCGCGACGAGAACCAGCAGCAGCGCGCCGTAAGACCACCATTGTCCCGAATGCTGGAACAGCCGGATGTCTTGGTCGTAATTGGTTTTGAAGATGAAGCGCATGGCGGCTTACACCTTCTTCCGGCCGACATTGCCGAACAGCCCTTCGGGCTTCAGCAACAGAACGGCGAGCAACACGATGTAGGGCGCGACATCCTTCCAGCCTTGCGGCAGGTAGAAGCCCGCCATCGTCTCGATGATACCGATAATGATGCCGCCGACGAGCGCACCCGGAATGCTGCCGAAGCCGCCGAGCACGGCGGCCGGAAAAGCCTTGAGCCCCAGCGCTAAACCGACATTCGAATGCACGAAGGTGATCGGCGCCAACAGAATGCCCGCGATCGCCGCGACAGCCGCGCTGATCGCCCAGATCAGCGACACGATGTGCTTGACCGGAATGCCCATATAGCCGGCCGCCAGCATGTTCTCGGATGTCGCGCGCATCGCGATGCCGAGCCGCGTCTTGGCGAAGAAGAAATAGAGCACGACGCAGAGGATCACGGTTGCGACGATGATCGAGAGCTTGTCGTAGGCGATGACGAGATCGCCGATCTTCAAGAGGCCCGTGGAGAACGGCGTATCGATGCGCAGATCGTCGGTGCCCCAGATGATGCCCGCCATCGAGCGCAGGAAGAAGCCGAGGCCGATCGTTGCCATCACGATGGCAAATTGCGGATAACCGAGGATCGGACGAATGACGAGCCGCTCTACGAGCGCGCCGAACACCGCCATGATGCAGACGGCGAGTAGAAAGCCGAGCCAGTAATTCAGCCCGAACATGACGATGAAGGTGTAGGCCGCAAAACCGCCCAGCATCATCAAATCGCCTTGCGCGAAATTGACGACCTCGGTGGTTTTGTAGATCAGCACGAAGCCGAGCGCGATCAGGCCGTAGACGCAGCCGAGCGCGATCCCCCCAACGAGCTGCTGAATGAAATCCAGCATCCCGGATTATCCTCCCTACGGTCTTCGCCGTCGCGGCTTCTGATGAGCCGCTACAATCCAGCGTGCCTGAGACTTCTTCTTAACTCAACCGGACCTCGCACGTTTCCGCTGCGCCGTTTTGGCGCGTGGCGATGCGAGGGTCTTCGTGCGTGCTTCCAGTTTCCCCCCGAAAGCACGCAGATAAGCGCCCGCGATATCCCAAGATGTTTTGTCGACGTCGAGCGCTTTGTCGCGCTCCTGCAGCACCGCCGTCTGCACGAAATTCTCGACACCGCCGAAGATCAGATCGCGCATCATGCCGAAGTCTATGCCCGGCGGGATGTCGCGCGGCGCCAGCCACTTCTTGAGCAAATGAATCATCGGCGTCGAATAGCGCCGCAGCATCGCGCGCGCCGGCAGCTTGCCGTAGTCTTCCGCACCGCGAACTTCGCGCATCCAGATGCGATAGATTTCTTTGGCGTCGAGCAGGATGCTCATCTGCAGCGCGATCATGCGGGCAACGCCTTCGTGCAGGCTTTGCGCCTCTGCTGCGATGTGCTCGGCCTTCACCGCATGCTCCTCGAACGCATCGAGACTGACGCGCAGCACGAGGTCGTGGCGATCGCGGAAATAGTTATAGAGCGTGCCTTCGGATAAGCCGGCTTCGGCCGCGACGTCGGCCATCGTGACGTTCTGGTAGCCACGGCGATCGAACAGCGCTGCGGCAACTTCGAGAATGCCGGCCTCGCGCTCACCCCAGCGGCCAACAGGCGCGAGCACTTCTTTCCTGCGGCTGACCGAACGCATACCCCTCCGGATGTCTCGCGCCTTGTGGCGGCGGCGATGACACCGGGAAAGAATGAGACAAACTCAAACTTGAGGCAACCTCAAAGAATGAGCTGTCCTAAGCCCTCCGTGCTGCGGCGCAACGCGGAGCGCCGTCCGTTAGGCGGCGGCAAGTGCGAGAGAGTACGTATTGACGCGGATGAAGACTTCGCCGGTGCGCTGAATTTCGTAGTTGTCGGCGCCGACTTGGCGCAACACCGTTCCATCTTCGGCACGAAAGAAGCCCGTGATCCGCACGGTGGTTGAGCCGAAACCCATCTCGGCGATGTGCTCGCCCGCGATGACGTGGAAGATTTCCCCGTTCGACGCGCGAACCGGAAAGCGCTCGCATTCAGTCCACATGTTGTCGCCCCTCGTTTTGTTATGGGACAACCTTACGCAGAAAGATCGCATTTTCATTTAATGCGGCAAGCATTCGATGTTCATTCGACGAGTGCGGTAAAGCACTCATCAACGATTGCGCGCCTGGATGTTAAATCGGATTAACTATGCGGCTTGCTCTCGAACAGACGAAGAAGATCTCCGTCATTGCGAGGAGCGGCGCAGCCGCGACGCGGCAATCCAGCCTCTTCTAGAGAAAAAAGACAGAACTGGATTGCTTCGTCGGCGTTACACGCCGCCTCGCAATGACGAAAAGACATTACCGGCCAAAGGCATGGCGCATCGCGGCGGCCGCCATTTCGAGCGCCATGTCGGCGGCGCGCACGATGCGGCCTTGTGTCAAGAAGCCGTGCATCTGATCGGCGAGATGCACGAACGACACCTGCGCCTCGGCTTCCTCGAGCTTCTTTGCGTAAG contains:
- a CDS encoding ABC transporter substrate-binding protein; amino-acid sequence: MNTTKAALLGAVFAVAAGPAFAQATKVTNQGISANEIVIGTHQDLSGPIKTWGVAVLNGMKQAVEEVNAAGGINGRKIKMITEDSAYDPRKAVLGTQKMVEKDKIFAMLGPMGSPTVLAAQDILFEAGVPQLFPLTAAEFTYQFDPKKPQERLKFNNLLPYVESTRAAVKHMIEWKKPQGACIMYQDDEYGKNIFDGFTQQLAAMKITPKSVTTYKRGATDFSAQVAKMKSDGCDLVVLGTVVRETIGAQAEGKKTGFNPIWLGATPTNVNEVPALGKEVVEGMYAAGAFEIPYRDTAKGKVKEWAEAYFKTYGTEPNPQAVIGYNVIMTFAHYVKLAGKDLTGQKFLDALESGDVFQDIFASPPTKFSKTNHLASTVTQVQEIKNGRWVLVKDGLGF
- a CDS encoding AMP-dependent synthetase/ligase, producing MSEISKAKVAETIAKTFLLAVKDRGDKPAIREKDRGIWRTTTWNQWADISRDIAFALREDGFAPGDVASILANTVPEWVYADMGVLCAGGVSSGVYPTDSMKQLEYLLNDSRTSVLFVEDEEQLDKALSCRERCPTLKRIVIFDMEGLAEFSDPMCVSLDTFISQGAAYGQAHASEWDAMINSRGPDDLAMLVYTSGTTGPAKGAMHSNGSVIHQLAHVDVLYHSYVGDSRLLFLPLCHVAERLGGYYSSLSLDVVMHFAESPETVFENLREVQPNAFLAVPRVWEKLYSAVVIALKDATKLEQLAYKLAIGAGSRVADARLQGKSASLPLRLANQLGYWLVLRNMRKMMGLDSARILLTGAAPISPDLVRWYLSLGLNMYEVYGQTENCGVATLMPAEHVKLGTVGKTVPWGEVKISPQGEILIRGKFNFMGYLNQPEKTAETLDADGWLHTGDVGLIDNDGFVKITDRMKDIIITAGGKNITPSEIENQLKFSPYISDAVVIGEKRPYLTCLVMIDQENVEKYAQDKSVPFTNYASLCRTKEVQDLIFAEIEKVNAGFARVETIKRFYLIEQQLTPEDEELTPTMKLKRSFVNTRYAAEIEAMYRDKVAA
- a CDS encoding ABC transporter ATP-binding protein, which codes for MSEAPILKVSNIESYYGPIRAIRGVSLELERGSIVTVLGANGAGKTTILKTISGVLDPQKGSVEYDGKQIQKMDVDRIVRMGLSHVPEGREVFPFLTVRENLMMGAYLRRDADGIAKDMERVYGYFPRLKDRLDQPAGLMSGGEQQMLAISRALMNRPKVLLLDEPSLGLSPLLVKDIFTIIRRINDEQGVSILLVEQNARMALETAHYGYVLEVGRIVMADTCERLRASKDIQEFYLGAKEESARGERRWKKKKTWR
- a CDS encoding ABC transporter ATP-binding protein: MSFFKVEGVSLHFGGVRAVDNVSFNVDKGEIFTIIGPNGAGKTSIFNLISRIYRPTGGRLMFEDQDITNVAPHKIAKMGIARTFQNIELFENASLLSNLLIGRHCHSTTQAWQEALFLPSVKAAERAHREKCEEVIEFLDLAVYRDTYIASLPYGIRKVTEIARALCSEPKIILLDEPSSGLNVEETDDMAFWIRDIRSQLGITVIMVEHDMALVSRVSDRVLALNYGKVLAMGTPAEVQQHPDVVAAYIGA
- a CDS encoding branched-chain amino acid ABC transporter permease; translation: MRFIFKTNYDQDIRLFQHSGQWWSYGALLLVLVALPFVVSSYIQSQMVFVIIYAIVGVGLMVLTGFTGQGSLGHAAFLAIGAYTTAYMQAKGFGFVAYFPLAGILTAIIGAIVGFPALRLHGIYLLIATISFGFIVEEILARWESVTHGNEGMRVRALDILGWTIPRDSAEFYYLCLAVLALTIIAVLNLMRSPTGRAFIAIRDSETAAQSMGIDTAAYKVKAFAISAGIAGLAGSLFAHKMSFISPEMFTLLLSIEFIMVIIIGGMFGLHGAILGAMFIVMVDPLLVALKDDFPGVVGGILQTVTSADTARAAEGRVASFFSLAGLKGALYGLIIILFIQFEPAGLYGRWLKIKAYFQLFPLYKRATFKRQKTYVKSERNR
- a CDS encoding branched-chain amino acid ABC transporter permease; protein product: MLDFIQQLVGGIALGCVYGLIALGFVLIYKTTEVVNFAQGDLMMLGGFAAYTFIVMFGLNYWLGFLLAVCIMAVFGALVERLVIRPILGYPQFAIVMATIGLGFFLRSMAGIIWGTDDLRIDTPFSTGLLKIGDLVIAYDKLSIIVATVILCVVLYFFFAKTRLGIAMRATSENMLAAGYMGIPVKHIVSLIWAISAAVAAIAGILLAPITFVHSNVGLALGLKAFPAAVLGGFGSIPGALVGGIIIGIIETMAGFYLPQGWKDVAPYIVLLAVLLLKPEGLFGNVGRKKV
- a CDS encoding TetR/AcrR family transcriptional regulator codes for the protein MLAPVGRWGEREAGILEVAAALFDRRGYQNVTMADVAAEAGLSEGTLYNYFRDRHDLVLRVSLDAFEEHAVKAEHIAAEAQSLHEGVARMIALQMSILLDAKEIYRIWMREVRGAEDYGKLPARAMLRRYSTPMIHLLKKWLAPRDIPPGIDFGMMRDLIFGGVENFVQTAVLQERDKALDVDKTSWDIAGAYLRAFGGKLEARTKTLASPRAKTAQRKRARSG